From a single Pseudorasbora parva isolate DD20220531a chromosome 15, ASM2467924v1, whole genome shotgun sequence genomic region:
- the LOC137040986 gene encoding cytochrome P450 2J2-like: protein MLSLMSKALKLQTSVWIQLYSVFPRVMGLLPGPHKDLFSCFNQVCAFIREEVDKHHADWDPSSPRDFIDCYLTEIQKRKDDLEAGFHEEGLQYAVLDLFVAGTETTSTTLLWALVYMMKYPEIQGAGRNRRSSWTVAPTQHS from the exons ATGCTTAGTCTGATGTCTAAAGCCCTTAAGCTACAAACTTCCGTGTGGATACAG CTTTACAGTGTGTTCCCCCGTGTTATGGGCCTCCTCCCAGGACCTCATAAAGACCTGTTTTCCTGCTTCAATCAAGTTTGTGCTTTTATTAGAGAAGAGGTGGACAAGCATCATGCAGACTGGGACCCTTCTTCACCCAGAGATTTTATAGACTGCTATCTTACTGAGATCCAGAAG AGGAAAGATGATCTGGAAGCAGGATTTCATGAAGAGGGTCTGCAATATGCTGTGCTTGATTTGTTTGTGGCTGGAACTGAGACCACATCAACCACTTTACTGTGGGCCTTAGTATACATGATGAAATACCCAGAAATCCAAG GTGCAGGCAGAAATAGACGAAGTAGTTGGACCGTCGCGCCGACCCAACATAGCTGA